The Excalfactoria chinensis isolate bCotChi1 unplaced genomic scaffold, bCotChi1.hap2 Scaffold_342, whole genome shotgun sequence genome window below encodes:
- the LOC140264911 gene encoding LOW QUALITY PROTEIN: mucolipin-1-like (The sequence of the model RefSeq protein was modified relative to this genomic sequence to represent the inferred CDS: inserted 2 bases in 2 codons; deleted 2 bases in 2 codons), protein SGTEGNLTEPFPSETERLLSRAPGYGATEAPVEEEERKKNCGVDLKYFFMSPCDKYRARGRRPVKLGLQLXKILLVTVQLILFGLSNQMVVTFKEENTIAFKHLFLKDYMDGSEDSYAVYTQHDLYDHVFIAVDKVRAPNETLSDRYAYVRGQSGGNQSALMLCQQSYRRGRIDPANDTFNIDPKIVTDCLGVDPEDPHPLXPELDRSYKNFTFKFHKKGALGGIESKNFADYDVCSILLGTSTLLVWVGVIRYLTFFQKYNILIVTLRVALPNVIRFCCCVAVIYLGYCFCGWIVLGPYHVKFRSLSMVSECLFSLINGDDMFDMFVTFAEMQQNSYLVWLFSQIYLYTFISLFIYMVLSLFIALITGSYETIKHQCEGETPASSQLHAYIAECKDSPKSGKYRRDSASTCSIFCCCERTPLQDNAMLVN, encoded by the exons AGCGGGACGGAGGGGAACCTGACCGAGCCGTTCCCTTCAGAGACGGAGCGGCTGTTGAGCCGTGCGCCCGGGTATGGAGCGACGGAGGCTccggtggaggaggaggagaggaagaagaactgCGGCGTCGACTTGAAGTATTTCTTCATGAGCCCCTGTGATAAATATCGGGCCCGGGGAAGGCGGCCTGTGAAGCTCGGCCTGCAGC CCAAGATCCTCCTGGTCACTGTgcag CTCATCCTCTTTGGGCTCAGCAACCAGATGGTGGTGACCTTCAAGGAGGAAAACACCATTGCCTTCAAGCACCTCTTCCTGAAGGACTACATGGATGGCTCTGAGGACTCCTACGCTGTCTACACCCAACACGACCTCTATGACCACGTGTTTATTGCCGTGGATAAGGTGAGAGCA CCAAACGAGACCCTATCGGACCGCTATGCCTACGTACGAGGGCAGAGCGGAGGCAACCAGTCGGCCCTCATGCTGTGCCAGCAG AGCTACCGCAGAGGGCGCATCGATCCAGCCAATGACACCTTCAACATCGACCCCAAGATTGTCACAG ACTGCCTGGGAGTGGACCCTGAAGACCCACATCCTC CCCCAGAACTGGACCGCAGCTACAAGAACTTCACGTTCAAATTCCACAA GAAGGGGGCATTGGGGGGCATTGAGTCCAAG AACTTTGCAGATTACGATGtctgcagcatcctgctgggCACCTCCACGCTGCTGGTTTGGGTTGGGGTCATTCGTTACCTCACCTTCTTCCAGAAGTACAAT ATCCTCATCGTCACGTTGAGGGTGGCCCTCCCTAACGTCATCCGCTTCTGCTGCTGCGTGGCTGTCATCTACCTGGGCTATTGCTTCTGTGGATGGATCGTGTTG GGACCGTACCACGTCAAG TTCCGCTCCCTTTCGATGGTATCCGAATGTCTCTTCTCTCTCATCAACGGGGACGACATGTTTGACATGTTCGTCACCTTCGCAGAGATGCAACAGAACAGTTACTTGGTTTGGCTCTTCAGCCAGATCTACCTGTACACCTTCATCAGCCTCTTCATCTACATGGTCCTCAGCCTCTTCATCGCCCTCATCACCGGCTCCTACGAGACCATCAAG cacCAATGTGAGGGTGAAACACCCGCATCGTCCCAACTCCACGCCTACATTGCGGAGTGCAAAGACAGCCCCAAGTCAGGCAAGTACCGCCGCGACAGCGCCTCCACCTGCTCCatcttctgctgctgtgaaCG GACTCCTCTACAGGACAACGCGATGCTGGTGAACTGA